A part of Candidatus Electrothrix aestuarii genomic DNA contains:
- a CDS encoding DNA cytosine methyltransferase — protein sequence MVTKKSELIRNKKGLLKAVDFFCGAGGMSYGLSQANINVLAGIDNDPSCRETYACNNKPAQFINSDISELGCRELADKLSLKKGEDNLIFVGCSPCQFWSKINTDKTKSSNTAFLLKEFQRFVEYFRPAFVVIENVPGLATRKKHDLLPQFHTFLKHNGYEYDHGVINANLFGVPQNRRRYLLIASRLSEKIKLPKGVKEEGLTVEGFIGPDNGFPPIEAGQQDYSVDLHTAASLSTKNLQRIKITKPDGGTRFCWKDDPELQLPAYVGKDHIFKDVYGRMFWGQPAPTITTRFNSLSNGRFGHPEEHRALSLREGATLQTFPKDYIFKAPTQATIARQIGNAVPPALAERIGRHLLKLSQYGSV from the coding sequence ATGGTGACTAAGAAATCTGAACTTATCCGTAATAAAAAAGGTCTCCTCAAAGCAGTTGACTTTTTTTGCGGTGCCGGAGGGATGAGTTACGGACTGTCTCAGGCCAATATCAACGTATTAGCAGGTATTGATAATGATCCCTCTTGCCGAGAGACTTACGCATGTAACAACAAGCCTGCACAATTTATTAACTCTGATATCTCTGAATTAGGTTGCCGTGAGTTAGCAGACAAGCTCTCTCTCAAAAAGGGTGAGGATAATCTAATCTTTGTGGGATGTAGCCCCTGTCAATTTTGGAGTAAGATTAATACTGATAAAACAAAGAGTAGCAATACGGCTTTTTTGTTGAAAGAATTTCAGCGTTTTGTTGAGTATTTCCGTCCAGCTTTTGTTGTTATTGAAAATGTACCTGGTTTAGCAACCAGAAAAAAACATGATCTATTGCCCCAATTTCATACTTTTTTAAAACATAATGGGTATGAGTACGATCATGGGGTTATAAATGCTAATCTGTTTGGTGTACCACAAAATCGACGGAGATATCTATTGATAGCTAGTCGTCTTTCGGAAAAAATCAAACTTCCTAAAGGAGTCAAGGAAGAGGGATTAACAGTGGAAGGTTTTATTGGGCCTGATAATGGTTTTCCACCCATTGAAGCAGGTCAGCAGGATTATTCTGTAGATCTCCATACAGCCGCTAGTTTATCAACAAAGAATTTACAACGAATTAAAATTACGAAGCCTGATGGCGGCACTCGTTTCTGTTGGAAAGATGATCCAGAATTGCAGCTTCCTGCATACGTAGGTAAGGATCATATCTTTAAAGATGTTTATGGGCGAATGTTTTGGGGACAACCAGCACCTACGATAACTACTCGTTTTAATAGCCTTTCCAATGGGCGTTTTGGTCACCCTGAAGAACATAGAGCCCTATCATTGCGTGAAGGCGCCACTCTTCAGACTTTTCCAAAAGATTATATTTTTAAAGCACCAACTCAGGCAACTATAGCTCGGCAGATTGGCAATGCTGTTCCTCCTGCCTTAGCCGAGCGTATCGGCAGGCACCTTTTAAAATTATCCCAATATGGCTCTGTTTAA
- a CDS encoding ATP-binding protein, with translation MLGRQQIADVSTAISELFKNAHDAYADHVEVDYFRSDNLLVLRDDGIGMTKEEFENRWLVLGTESKLDAASHNKMFKPSGKSPRQIMGEKGIGRLAIALLGSQVLVLTRGKRESGLSDLTMCFIHWGLFELPSLNLDDLDFPVVSITGGKLPSEKEVVGLVAQNRFLVESLQEKYPQSDFSAIANDMQDFQLDPMDLDEFLKGLSLKENGTGTHFFIAPANPEIRTEIERERQTQTKEFSRFLLGFCNATFCTDTPPPIEPSFRYWASDLAYEELIGSGEFFTKEDVACGDQYIRGEVNEYGQFSGIVRVYEKEYKDHVISWGKGGGKPTFCGPFQIEFAYLQGTQRESRTSAEEYVRIRRKLDCIAGLYVYRDGIRILPYGNSDVDWLDMELRRSKHAGHYFFSYRNLYGAVCLSRENNTKLKEKAGREGFQKDKAYRQLKEILENLFIQLAADFFRKEAEFGDYFRERKAELDRLERARKKRDKQAGTKKKNLAKALDSFFQKITQKLPEGEVDVLRLQIHARMKVALTMENQDEAAEELLEAENEANSRLNEIRKNYQVAKPRGIGLTKQLQRDWTAYQQEQERLESEVFSPFSKEVSEGLGKMAEEARLYIDQRRRLKKLIKQVSDNRESKVKSEAAMLEKTAAETRRIAIDTARKSIQEFRNIVKKVEIEFAEQDFSDLSPQSAEAIREKYELQIKEVGQKNTDSLGRVREMLTGISENLQNSGEVEYLDVVEAMDQELQELKEQADTDAELVQLGLAVAVINHEFEAAIKGIRRKLSELGSWARANDDLVPLYQEIRTNFDHLDAHLNLFTPLQRRLQRKRIFIKGSEINHYVRTLFTVRLKRHDIELSVTQEFLDSNIQGFPSAIYPVFVNIIDNAIFWLKDIQGRRNVTLDFSGNAYQIRNNGPSIHKRDMEAIFEQGFSRKPGGRGLGLFISKKALKKEGMDLNIGDSAGTERGVIFEILCPEGADE, from the coding sequence ATGCTCGGGCGTCAGCAAATAGCTGATGTCTCAACTGCCATCAGTGAACTTTTTAAAAATGCTCATGATGCCTATGCTGATCATGTAGAAGTTGATTATTTTCGCTCCGACAATCTGCTTGTTCTTCGTGATGACGGTATCGGTATGACGAAAGAAGAATTTGAGAATCGTTGGCTGGTATTGGGAACAGAGAGCAAACTTGATGCTGCATCGCATAATAAAATGTTCAAGCCGTCTGGCAAGTCTCCACGCCAAATCATGGGAGAAAAGGGAATCGGACGACTAGCCATTGCCTTGCTCGGCAGTCAGGTCCTTGTTTTAACCAGAGGAAAGCGAGAAAGCGGTCTAAGTGATCTGACAATGTGTTTTATCCATTGGGGGCTTTTTGAGCTTCCTTCCTTAAATTTAGATGATCTTGACTTTCCCGTTGTATCTATAACGGGAGGTAAGCTGCCTAGTGAGAAAGAGGTTGTTGGATTAGTTGCACAGAACCGTTTCCTTGTGGAGTCGCTGCAGGAAAAATATCCGCAATCGGATTTCTCAGCCATTGCGAATGACATGCAGGACTTCCAGCTTGACCCTATGGATTTGGATGAATTTCTAAAGGGGCTTTCTTTAAAAGAAAACGGGACAGGTACGCATTTTTTTATTGCCCCGGCCAACCCGGAAATTCGGACGGAGATAGAACGGGAACGGCAGACGCAGACAAAAGAATTCTCAAGGTTTCTTTTGGGATTCTGTAACGCAACTTTTTGTACCGATACACCTCCGCCAATTGAGCCGTCATTTCGTTATTGGGCCTCTGATCTTGCTTATGAAGAACTGATAGGCTCTGGTGAATTTTTTACTAAGGAGGATGTTGCATGTGGTGATCAATACATTCGAGGCGAAGTCAATGAATACGGTCAGTTTTCTGGAATCGTTCGAGTTTATGAAAAAGAATATAAAGACCATGTGATCTCATGGGGAAAAGGAGGAGGGAAGCCTACGTTCTGTGGGCCTTTTCAGATTGAATTTGCTTATCTTCAGGGAACGCAACGGGAAAGTAGAACCTCCGCTGAAGAATATGTAAGAATAAGAAGAAAACTTGATTGTATTGCAGGCTTGTACGTTTATAGAGATGGGATTCGCATCCTCCCCTATGGTAATTCGGATGTAGACTGGTTGGATATGGAATTAAGACGTTCTAAGCACGCAGGACATTATTTTTTTTCATACAGAAATCTTTATGGAGCTGTTTGTCTTTCGAGAGAAAATAATACAAAGTTGAAGGAAAAAGCGGGACGTGAAGGCTTTCAGAAAGATAAGGCATATAGGCAGTTAAAGGAAATTCTTGAGAATTTATTTATTCAACTGGCAGCAGATTTCTTCAGAAAAGAGGCTGAGTTTGGAGATTACTTCCGCGAAAGAAAGGCAGAATTGGATCGTTTGGAAAGAGCGCGGAAAAAGCGTGATAAGCAGGCCGGAACTAAAAAAAAGAACTTGGCGAAAGCATTAGATTCGTTTTTTCAGAAAATTACACAGAAACTCCCGGAAGGAGAAGTGGATGTCTTACGGTTGCAGATTCATGCACGCATGAAGGTCGCCTTGACTATGGAAAACCAGGATGAAGCCGCCGAGGAACTATTGGAAGCGGAAAATGAGGCAAACAGCCGTTTAAATGAGATTAGAAAGAATTATCAGGTCGCAAAGCCGCGTGGAATTGGTTTAACCAAACAGCTGCAACGGGACTGGACAGCGTATCAACAGGAACAGGAACGGCTGGAATCGGAAGTTTTTTCTCCTTTTTCCAAAGAAGTTTCTGAAGGGCTTGGGAAAATGGCGGAAGAGGCCCGGTTGTATATAGACCAGCGGCGTCGTTTGAAAAAATTGATTAAACAGGTCTCAGACAATCGAGAATCGAAAGTCAAATCTGAAGCTGCAATGCTGGAGAAAACAGCGGCGGAAACACGTCGTATTGCTATTGATACGGCCAGGAAATCCATTCAGGAATTCAGAAATATTGTCAAGAAGGTTGAAATTGAGTTTGCCGAGCAGGATTTTTCTGATCTCTCTCCGCAATCAGCTGAAGCAATCCGGGAAAAATATGAACTCCAAATTAAAGAAGTCGGACAGAAAAATACCGATTCTTTAGGTCGAGTTCGTGAAATGCTGACAGGTATTTCTGAAAATTTGCAGAATAGTGGAGAGGTTGAGTATCTTGATGTGGTGGAGGCAATGGACCAGGAACTTCAGGAACTCAAGGAGCAGGCCGATACAGATGCGGAGCTGGTGCAGCTTGGTCTGGCTGTTGCGGTAATCAACCATGAATTTGAGGCGGCAATAAAGGGGATTAGGCGTAAGTTGAGCGAACTGGGATCATGGGCAAGGGCTAACGATGACTTAGTCCCTCTTTATCAGGAGATACGGACTAATTTCGATCATCTTGATGCTCACTTGAATCTGTTTACTCCGTTACAACGCAGGTTACAGCGGAAACGAATTTTTATAAAAGGAAGTGAAATTAATCATTACGTCAGGACACTTTTTACTGTTCGATTAAAAAGGCATGATATTGAGTTGAGTGTCACTCAGGAGTTTCTTGATTCTAATATTCAAGGATTTCCTTCCGCTATTTACCCAGTTTTTGTGAATATTATTGATAATGCCATTTTTTGGCTGAAAGACATTCAAGGTCGGAGGAATGTTACCTTGGATTTTTCTGGCAATGCATATCAGATCCGTAATAACGGTCCTTCGATCCATAAACGAGATATGGAAGCGATTTTTGAGCAGGGATTTTCTCGTAAGCCCGGTGGAAGAGGGTTAGGGTTGTTTATTTCCAAAAAGGCATTGAAAAAAGAAGGGATGGATTTAAACATCGGGGATTCCGCAGGCACTGAACGCGGAGTCATTTTTGAAATTTTATGCCCGGAGGGCGCAGATGAATAA
- the ppx gene encoding exopolyphosphatase — MSESSPTPQYLAAVDLGSNSFHMVVARIEDGHIHILDKLKEMVRLGAGLDEQNRLSKEARERALACLQRFGERVRNFPPGTVAAVGTKTLRQARRSRRFIEKASEALGHPIFVIGGKEEARLVYLGVSHSLVAEDGKRFVMDIGGGSTELILGENFEPQYLRSLSMGCVSMSLKYFRNGDLNKAAWAKAKTAAHLELRPVRKYFQRADFSSATGASGTIKTVGSIVQALELSPYHITLDSLYAIRERMIAAGHLDKLDLPGLKAERKPVIAGGLAVLIATFEALRIEKMRVSDGALREGLLYERLGRIRCEDSRLKTVETVQQRFQISTKHAKRVNRTAHRLFSACEQTWGLQSDDAELLYWAGSLHEIGLAVSLSGYQKHGAYLLDHADLPGFSYSEQDWMSTLVRCHRKKISKRLLRKIPRAKRKTILRLAVLLRLAALLHRSRKDETAILEEVVAQEDGLSLCFAEGELDRHPLQLASLQHEAFYLQNVDFTLRFSS; from the coding sequence GTGAGTGAGTCAAGTCCTACCCCCCAATACCTGGCCGCCGTTGATCTTGGCTCCAACAGCTTTCACATGGTGGTGGCCCGGATCGAAGACGGCCATATCCATATCCTGGATAAATTAAAGGAGATGGTGCGCTTGGGTGCTGGCCTTGATGAGCAGAACCGGCTTTCCAAAGAGGCGCGGGAGCGTGCTCTTGCTTGTCTCCAGCGCTTTGGCGAGCGGGTGCGCAATTTTCCGCCCGGAACCGTGGCAGCTGTAGGTACCAAAACCCTGCGTCAGGCCAGGAGATCCCGTCGTTTTATTGAAAAGGCCAGCGAGGCCCTGGGACACCCCATTTTCGTTATCGGTGGTAAGGAGGAGGCTCGTCTGGTCTATCTCGGGGTTTCCCACTCTCTCGTTGCTGAGGACGGAAAACGCTTTGTTATGGATATCGGCGGTGGTAGTACGGAGCTGATTCTCGGCGAGAACTTTGAGCCTCAGTACCTGCGTAGTTTGAGTATGGGCTGTGTCAGCATGAGCCTGAAATATTTTCGCAACGGGGACCTGAACAAGGCAGCATGGGCAAAGGCCAAAACAGCTGCCCATCTGGAACTCCGCCCGGTCAGGAAGTATTTTCAGAGAGCGGACTTCTCTTCAGCCACCGGGGCATCCGGTACCATTAAGACCGTGGGAAGTATAGTGCAGGCCCTGGAACTGAGCCCCTATCATATTACCCTGGACAGTCTTTATGCCATACGGGAGCGGATGATTGCAGCAGGGCATTTGGATAAGCTGGATCTGCCCGGCCTCAAGGCTGAACGAAAGCCGGTCATCGCCGGAGGGCTGGCGGTTCTGATTGCCACCTTTGAGGCTCTGCGTATAGAGAAGATGCGGGTCTCTGATGGAGCCTTACGAGAGGGATTACTCTATGAGCGTCTGGGGCGGATTCGTTGCGAGGATAGTCGTCTAAAAACAGTTGAAACGGTGCAGCAACGTTTTCAGATCAGCACCAAGCACGCGAAACGGGTGAATCGGACGGCTCATCGCCTGTTCAGTGCCTGTGAACAGACTTGGGGCTTACAATCTGATGATGCGGAGCTTCTCTACTGGGCTGGCAGCCTTCATGAGATTGGCTTGGCTGTTTCCCTGAGTGGCTATCAGAAACACGGGGCCTATCTCCTGGACCATGCAGATCTGCCAGGTTTTTCTTATTCGGAGCAGGATTGGATGAGCACGCTGGTGCGTTGTCATCGGAAAAAGATATCCAAAAGACTTTTACGAAAGATACCTAGGGCAAAGCGGAAAACCATCCTCCGCCTTGCTGTCCTTCTGCGTCTTGCTGCCCTTCTGCACCGTTCCCGCAAGGATGAGACCGCCATCCTTGAGGAGGTTGTTGCCCAGGAAGATGGTCTTTCTCTTTGTTTTGCAGAAGGCGAGTTGGACCGCCATCCCCTCCAGCTTGCCAGCCTCCAGCATGAGGCCTTCTATTTACAGAATGTGGATTTTACTCTGAGATTTTCTTCATGA
- a CDS encoding c-type cytochrome has translation MKKVIPICLFSLFLLNSAQAEEAQERGKNIVESQCVVCHDLTPAKKNNIGPYLFGVVGRVAGTAEEYIYSNEFQKKTHHAVWDKEQLDIYLKNPKAFIPGTKMEFIGVKNDQDRADIISYLATLKEKGEESK, from the coding sequence ATGAAAAAAGTCATTCCAATCTGTTTGTTTTCTCTCTTCCTCCTCAATTCTGCCCAGGCAGAGGAAGCCCAGGAACGAGGAAAGAACATCGTTGAATCCCAATGCGTTGTTTGTCACGATCTGACACCCGCGAAGAAAAATAATATCGGGCCGTATCTGTTCGGTGTTGTCGGGCGGGTAGCCGGAACAGCTGAAGAGTATATCTACTCAAATGAATTCCAGAAAAAGACACACCATGCTGTCTGGGATAAAGAACAGCTCGATATTTACCTCAAAAATCCTAAGGCGTTCATTCCCGGAACAAAGATGGAGTTTATCGGCGTGAAAAACGATCAGGACCGGGCTGACATCATCAGCTATCTGGCAACCCTCAAAGAAAAAGGTGAGGAAAGCAAATGA
- a CDS encoding cobyrinate a,c-diamide synthase, with product MTALDEHEVSGTGQKDEDSTGCLVIAGLSGGSGKSVASVALTAALQRRGYAVVPFKKGPDYIDAGWMSTAAGRPCYNLDPYLMTDAALTDSFQQHAAAADFALIEGNRGLYDGVTADGGFSTAELAVLLDLPVLLVMNCSKTTRTVAAMVLGCRELDRRVRIAGVILNQIATPRHERIITEAVEKDTGIPVVGIIPRMQTDIFPMRHLGVTPHQEYGAAASDAAVDRLTALAEEHFDLERITGLMEQRRFSSPAPVSTGPAPGAKRVRVGVLRDAAFQFYYQENLDALQEGGAELVMINALSAEALPDDLDALYIGGGFPETSARQLADNVSFRDSVRQAAEQGLPIYAECGGLIFLGRSIILEGEEFPLAGVFPVTFSMSTKPQAHGYSTFIVEQENAFYPVGTQVKGHEFRYSVVESWDGAPEELALRMERGTGFQEKCDGLVKKNVLALYTHVIAPGTPEWVAGLLRAAGLNRAF from the coding sequence ATGACAGCGTTAGATGAACACGAGGTGAGCGGAACAGGCCAAAAAGATGAGGACAGTACAGGATGCCTCGTTATTGCCGGGTTGAGCGGCGGCTCCGGGAAATCCGTGGCCTCAGTGGCCCTGACCGCTGCCCTGCAACGCCGTGGATATGCTGTGGTGCCCTTTAAAAAGGGACCAGATTATATCGATGCAGGCTGGATGAGTACTGCTGCCGGACGTCCCTGCTATAATCTGGACCCCTATCTCATGACGGATGCTGCTCTGACGGATTCCTTTCAGCAGCACGCAGCTGCTGCTGATTTTGCCTTGATTGAGGGCAATAGAGGTCTATATGACGGGGTGACCGCTGATGGCGGTTTCTCTACCGCTGAGCTGGCTGTGCTCCTGGATCTGCCGGTCCTGCTGGTGATGAATTGTAGTAAGACCACCCGCACGGTTGCTGCGATGGTCCTGGGCTGCCGGGAGCTGGATAGGCGGGTGCGCATTGCCGGGGTGATCCTTAATCAGATTGCCACTCCTCGCCATGAGCGGATTATTACCGAAGCAGTGGAAAAAGACACCGGTATTCCAGTGGTGGGAATTATCCCGCGCATGCAGACGGATATCTTCCCCATGCGTCATCTCGGGGTGACTCCGCATCAGGAGTACGGGGCCGCCGCAAGTGATGCGGCTGTGGACCGCCTGACTGCTCTTGCAGAAGAACATTTTGATCTGGAGCGAATTACAGGTTTGATGGAACAACGGCGTTTCAGCTCACCGGCTCCTGTATCGACAGGGCCTGCTCCAGGAGCGAAGAGGGTGCGGGTCGGCGTCCTGCGCGATGCAGCCTTTCAGTTTTACTACCAGGAAAACCTGGATGCCTTGCAAGAGGGCGGGGCAGAGCTGGTCATGATCAATGCCCTGAGCGCTGAAGCCTTGCCTGATGATTTGGATGCCTTGTATATCGGAGGGGGGTTCCCTGAAACCAGTGCCCGGCAGCTGGCGGATAATGTCTCCTTCCGGGATTCAGTACGGCAGGCCGCAGAACAGGGGCTTCCCATCTATGCGGAATGCGGTGGGCTGATCTTCCTTGGTCGCTCCATTATTCTTGAGGGAGAGGAATTTCCCCTTGCCGGGGTCTTTCCGGTGACCTTCAGCATGTCAACGAAACCCCAGGCCCACGGCTATTCCACCTTTATTGTTGAGCAGGAAAATGCGTTCTACCCTGTGGGTACGCAGGTGAAGGGGCACGAGTTTCGTTACTCGGTGGTGGAAAGCTGGGATGGTGCGCCGGAAGAGCTGGCCTTGCGGATGGAGCGGGGTACCGGCTTTCAGGAGAAATGTGATGGCTTGGTAAAGAAGAATGTCCTGGCCTTATACACCCACGTCATTGCACCGGGCACCCCGGAGTGGGTAGCAGGGCTGTTGCGGGCGGCAGGTCTCAACCGAGCGTTTTAG
- a CDS encoding response regulator receiver domain, with the protein MNKVSTLGDFTRKAVEDFIQTVVFIDDKIYTSYSDLSLNDEKKKQVTSPGRRKPATKSAAEKKDPSAQSLASSEDNPNFSPHDIQASFAKKRIVCSLHQPRKTDTVSETSIVYKLCSAADIVIVDWNLHGDIERAKTLVENLVVQSLKENPHQLRLVLVYTDTPNLFHIADQLSERLSEKVPDEIEDNPADKGLAFHTSSARVVVFGKPTQRLPEFKDFEVEEKDLADRAIAEFCKLADGMLQGCILQGLAAIRKNSRKVLTRFHSGLDGAFLTHRALGLPHEEAFDHITPLLVAELEAILEDSLETPLVNDGVLKDWCDNHVVGKHIENKISGVDIHEFTYRFCCTGYEVLNIRGLQNKPAKKQLPNTLCPDNKANPPSADQSSMSELAILMSQKAHYKSKRNCLKLGTVLRECSGGERYLLCLQPVCDSVRLSGSKPFLFCYLDVSSNNKKVTHIIPEGEEYCELSFNPCKENRLLIAFSANHKETVSEKKGTGIFLDDKQNKYKWIAQLKPDHAQQAAEKFARELSRVGLTESEWLRLRAK; encoded by the coding sequence ATGAATAAGGTTTCGACGTTGGGAGATTTTACCAGAAAGGCGGTCGAAGACTTTATACAGACTGTGGTCTTTATTGATGACAAAATTTATACTTCCTACTCTGATCTTTCTCTTAATGATGAAAAAAAGAAACAAGTAACATCCCCTGGAAGAAGAAAACCCGCGACAAAGAGTGCGGCAGAAAAAAAAGATCCATCAGCGCAATCTCTTGCATCCTCCGAGGATAATCCGAATTTTTCACCTCATGATATTCAAGCCAGCTTTGCAAAAAAGCGCATTGTCTGCTCGTTGCATCAGCCCCGTAAGACCGATACAGTAAGTGAAACTTCAATTGTTTATAAATTATGTTCAGCTGCTGATATTGTCATCGTTGATTGGAATCTTCACGGTGATATTGAGCGAGCAAAGACTCTTGTTGAAAATCTCGTTGTTCAGAGCCTGAAGGAAAATCCACATCAACTACGATTAGTTTTGGTTTACACCGATACCCCGAATTTATTTCATATTGCAGATCAACTTTCCGAGAGATTATCTGAGAAGGTCCCTGATGAAATTGAAGATAATCCTGCGGATAAAGGGCTGGCTTTTCACACTTCAAGTGCTCGTGTCGTTGTTTTTGGAAAACCGACACAAAGGCTTCCAGAATTCAAGGATTTTGAGGTTGAGGAGAAAGACCTTGCAGACAGGGCTATTGCCGAATTTTGCAAATTAGCCGACGGCATGCTGCAGGGTTGCATTTTACAGGGGCTTGCTGCGATAAGAAAAAACAGCAGGAAGGTTTTGACAAGGTTTCATTCCGGCTTGGATGGGGCGTTTTTAACCCACCGAGCCTTAGGACTTCCCCACGAAGAAGCGTTTGATCATATTACGCCTTTGCTCGTTGCGGAGTTGGAAGCGATATTGGAGGACAGCTTAGAAACACCCCTTGTTAATGACGGTGTCTTAAAAGATTGGTGTGACAATCATGTAGTTGGAAAACATATAGAGAACAAGATAAGCGGAGTAGACATTCACGAATTTACATATCGGTTTTGTTGCACAGGCTATGAAGTTCTTAATATTCGAGGATTACAGAATAAGCCAGCAAAAAAACAACTTCCAAATACGCTGTGTCCAGATAACAAGGCAAATCCCCCGTCAGCCGATCAATCATCAATGTCGGAGCTGGCAATTTTGATGAGCCAGAAAGCTCACTACAAGAGTAAACGCAACTGTCTGAAACTGGGAACCGTTCTAAGAGAATGCTCGGGAGGTGAAAGATATCTGCTTTGCCTTCAGCCTGTATGCGATAGTGTCCGCCTGAGTGGAAGCAAGCCTTTTCTTTTTTGCTACTTGGACGTTTCTTCAAATAATAAAAAAGTTACTCATATTATCCCTGAAGGAGAAGAGTATTGTGAGCTGTCATTTAATCCTTGCAAGGAGAACAGATTACTAATTGCCTTTTCTGCTAATCACAAAGAGACGGTCTCTGAAAAGAAAGGTACTGGTATCTTTTTAGATGATAAGCAGAATAAGTACAAGTGGATTGCACAACTTAAACCTGATCATGCTCAACAGGCTGCGGAAAAATTTGCTCGTGAGTTGAGCCGGGTTGGATTAACTGAATCTGAATGGCTCCGTTTGCGAGCTAAATAA
- a CDS encoding DUF4188 domain-containing protein, with protein MAMIYPQRMTATVEEDFVLFLIGMRINKLWKVHKWLPVARSMLNMIDELYEHPELGFLSHEQWIGRTTVMMQYWKSFEHLENFAKNRTSVHLPVWTRFNKQIGTSGDVGIWHETYLSGKGRYECVYNNMPQFGLAKVGNHIEARGKYLSARSRMNA; from the coding sequence ATGGCGATGATTTATCCCCAGAGAATGACCGCAACTGTAGAGGAAGATTTTGTCTTATTCCTTATCGGAATGCGGATAAATAAACTGTGGAAGGTCCATAAATGGCTGCCTGTGGCTCGTTCTATGCTCAATATGATTGATGAACTGTATGAACATCCTGAGCTTGGTTTTCTCAGTCATGAGCAGTGGATTGGCAGAACGACCGTCATGATGCAATACTGGAAATCGTTCGAACACCTGGAAAACTTTGCAAAGAATAGAACATCAGTCCATCTCCCTGTATGGACGCGCTTCAACAAACAGATAGGCACAAGCGGAGATGTTGGTATTTGGCACGAAACATACCTGTCCGGTAAAGGGCGTTACGAATGCGTATATAACAATATGCCTCAATTCGGGCTGGCAAAGGTTGGGAATCATATTGAAGCACGAGGAAAGTACCTGTCAGCTCGCTCCAGAATGAATGCATAG
- a CDS encoding RNA 2'-phosphotransferase, which produces MPDPNVKISKFLSLILRHAPEKIGIHLDANGWVVVDDLLSATKAHGTEIFREQLDEVVFRNDKQRFAFSPDGLRIRANQGHSVDIDLELPPVTPPSVLFHGTAMRFLPSIESQGLQRMSRQHVHLSAAREQAHRVGARHGRPVVLEIDAKGMNDTGHLFFLSANGVWLTEFVPVDFIKNDG; this is translated from the coding sequence ATGCCTGATCCGAATGTCAAAATCAGTAAATTTCTCAGCCTGATTCTTCGGCATGCCCCGGAGAAAATAGGGATTCATCTTGATGCAAACGGGTGGGTTGTCGTTGATGACCTGTTGAGCGCTACCAAGGCTCATGGAACCGAGATCTTCAGGGAGCAACTCGACGAGGTTGTGTTCAGGAATGATAAACAGCGCTTTGCCTTCAGCCCGGACGGTTTACGGATTCGTGCCAATCAGGGGCACTCTGTTGATATCGATCTCGAATTGCCCCCGGTAACTCCACCTTCGGTGCTCTTTCATGGCACGGCAATGCGTTTCCTTCCGTCAATTGAGTCTCAAGGTCTACAAAGGATGAGTCGCCAGCATGTTCATCTTTCCGCAGCGCGGGAGCAGGCACATCGGGTCGGTGCGCGGCATGGTCGTCCTGTTGTGCTGGAGATTGATGCGAAGGGGATGAATGATACCGGACATCTGTTTTTTCTTTCTGCCAATGGGGTGTGGCTGACAGAGTTTGTGCCTGTTGACTTCATAAAGAATGATGGGTAG